Proteins encoded in a region of the Hippopotamus amphibius kiboko isolate mHipAmp2 chromosome 11, mHipAmp2.hap2, whole genome shotgun sequence genome:
- the LOC130831416 gene encoding olfactory receptor 2G3-like: MKGTNFSTPAGFILLGFSDQPHLEMVLLLVVSILYILTLMGNTAIILVSYFNPKLHTPMYFFLSNLSFLDLCFTTSIVPQMLWNLKGPEKTISYTGCVIQLYVSLALGSTECVLLTVMAYDRFNAICRPLHYGVIMHPKLLQQLAALAWISGFVESTIQTILVFQLPLCSHHRVDDFMCEEPALIKIACADTTFLENELSIASVLYVVLPLGLILVSYGYIVRSVLRIKSTEGRRKAFGTCGSHLIVVVLFFGTVISVYIQPKSKYTQNRSKFLTLSYTVVTPSLNPLIYTLRNKEFKWALRRLLARDPS, translated from the coding sequence ATGAAAGGGACAAATTTTAGCACTCCAGCAGGGTTCATCTTACTGGGCTTTTCTGACCAGCCCCACCTGGAGATGGTTCTCCTTCTGGTCGTCTCTATCTTATACATTCTGACACTGATGGGGAACACAGCAATCATACTGGTCTCATACTTTAACCCCAaactccacacacccatgtatttcttcctctcgAATCTCTCCTTCCTGGACCTCTGTTTCACTACCAGCATTGTCCCACAAATGCTTTGGAATCTCAAGGGGCCTGAGAAGACCATTAGCTACACTGGTTGTGTGATCCAACTGTATGTTTCTTTGGCGCTGGGCTCCACGGAGTGTGTCCTCCTGACTGTtatggcctatgaccgcttcaATGCTATCTGTCGACCCCTCCACTATGGCGTTATCATGCACCCAAAGCTTCTCCAGCAACTCGCAGCTCTGGCCTGGATCAGTGGTTTTGTGGAGTCCACAATTCAGACcatccttgttttccagttgccTCTCTGCAGCCACCACAGGGTGGATGATTTCATGTGCGAGGAGCCTGCCCTGATTAAAATTGCCTGTGCAGACACAACCTTCCTAGAAAATGAGCTCTCCATAGCTAGTGTCCTCTATGTTGTTTTACCTCTGGGGCTTATTCTGGTCTCCTATGGCTACATTGTTAGGAGTGTGCTGAGGATAAAATCCACTGAAGGCAGGAGAAAAGCATTTGGGACTTGTGGGTCCCACCTAATTGTTGTGGTTTTGTTCTTTGGGACTGTAATTTCTGTCTACATCCAACCCAAGAGCAAGTACACACAGAATCGCAGTAAATTCCTCACCCTCTCCTATACTGTAGTGACACCCTCCCTTAACCCTTTGATCTACACCTTGAGAAACAAAGAGTTTAAGTGGGCTCTAAGAAGGTTGCTGGCAAGAGACCCAAGTTAG